The following nucleotide sequence is from Salvelinus namaycush isolate Seneca chromosome 23, SaNama_1.0, whole genome shotgun sequence.
aaaatgcaatatgcaacaatttcaaagtttTTACTGAAATCAGTCAaatttttcaaaaatgtattaggccctaatctaaggatttcacatgactgggaatacagatatgcatctgttggtcccaGATACCTTAAAtttaaaaaagtaggggcgtggatcagaaaaccagtcagtatctagtgggcccaccatttacctcatgcagcgCGGCACATCTCCTTTGCTCtgcatcaggctgttgattgaggactgtggaatgttgtcccacacctcttcaatggctgtgcgaagttgctggatattggttgggaactggaacacgatgtcgtacatgtcgatccagagcatcccaaacatgctccaTGGGTgccatgtctggtgagtatgcaagccatgtaagaacttggacattttcagcttccaggaattgtatacagatccttgtgacatggggctgtgcattatcatgctgaaacatgaggtgatggcggcggatgaatggcacgacaatgggcttcaggatcttgtcacggtatctctgtgcattcaaattgccatcgataaaatgcaattgtgtttgttgtccgtagcttatgcctgcccataccataaccccaccatggggcagtctgttcacaacgttgacatcagcaaaccgctcgcccacacagcCATACActccatctgcccggtacagttgaaaacgGGATTCATCTgagaagagcacacttctccagcgtgccagtgatCATTTGCCCACGGAAGTCAGTTATGAACCTGGTGATGAGACagtttgacagtttgtgcagaaattatttggttgtgcaaacccacagtttcatcagctgtccgggtggctggtctcagacgaccctgcaggtgaagaagccggatgtggaaggctgtcgtggttacacgtggtctgtggttgtgaggctgttGGAAatacagccaaattctctaaaacaatgttatggtagagaaattaacattaaattctctggcaacagctctggtggacattcctgcagtcagcattccaattgcacgctccctcatcttgagacatctgtggcattgtgttgtgtgacaaaactgcacattttagagtttatttttattgtccccagctcagggtgcacctgtgtaatgatcatgctgtttaatcagcttcttgatatgcaacacctatcaggtggatggattatcttggcaaaggagaaacgctcactaatagggatgtaaacaaatgtgtccACAAAATGAGAGCAATAAgcgttttgtgcgtatggaacatttctgggatcttttcagctcatgaaacatgagaccaacactttacatgttgcgcttatatttttgttcagtgtagttctaTCACATACGAGGCAATTATTcagaaatgtaaaataaaaatgtctgAAAGCAAGaagtttaattgaattggttttCAGACAATGGTGAGTGCTCATTTCCAGGTGTATACATTTTTCCAATGTATGGTCAATGTTGTTTTTTCCAACAGAGAATCATCAGAAATTCTTCATGTACAGCATTGTAAACATTTTGTAAGGGTAATGTCAAGAGGAAATCTTTGTGCTGTTGTTACTTTTCATTAAGTAAATATTACATTAGTATATTCTCATGAGAACTAAGCATTGTTCTGGTTAATCTATTTGAATAGGCTTGAAGAAAATAAGATAGGGCCTACAGTTCTTCAAGATATGGCATGCAAGCATCATCTCAAACTTTGCTGCCATCTAGTGTGACAAAGTAAGAAGAGCGGGATCGCTTTCTTAGAAAACTCACACATTCCACTTGATTTCCATAAGGCCATTACTTCCAAATCCAGCCCATGCTTAATCAAAGTAACAAACCATATACCTTAGATTATCTCTGTATGAAAGGAAATGTTATTGTTTGCACAATTATAGCCTACTAATATTTTGAATACTAAAGAATCTAACAGAATAAATAACACAATTTCTAATTCCACATAAGAAAAAGTATGTACCCCTTTCATATGTTTTTCTTACATTCCAGAATGACAATTTAGTcattttgacattttagtcatttagcagacactctcatccaaagcaatttacagtagtgagtgcatatattttcatacttgttcctagtgggaatcgaGCCCACAATCATGACGtcgcaagcgccatgctctaccaactgagccacatgggactcAGTTTGTACAAATGTAATGACGTGTTCATATTTTTCATTGTGACTATAAGCAATGGGCTAACAATGTTTCAAAACCAATTTGAAATTTCCTTTATGTCCTCTATGCAGATGACCGTGACGTCTCCCTGCACCCAGGGCTTGATGGACAGCTCCCATCCCCAGGCGCTCCTCAGCAGGCTCAACGAGCAGCGCTCCCAGGGCCTCTTCTGTGATGTCACCATCGTGGTGGAGGATGTAAAGTTCCGGGCCCACCGGAACATCCTGGCTGCCTGCAGCGGATACTTCCGCAGCGCCTTCACCTCCCCAGAGGTGTGGACTTCCAGCCAGGTGCTGGAGCTCATGGACCTGAGGTCTGAGGTGTTCGCCAGCATCCTCAACCTCCTTTACTGTTCCAAGGTGACATCATCACCTAGCACAGAGGACACTAGATGCCTGATGGCAGCTGGAAAAAGACTGGGGATTCCCTTCTTAGAGAAACTAGTGGAACAAGACAGGCAGGACTCAGGTGGGCCACAGATCCAGACCTCAACCAACCCTGTTAAGACCACAGGCCATAGTAAGGCCCAAGGGCCCCGTAAAGCAAAGAAAGAGACCTCCAGGCCAGAGGAACCAGACAGTGCAAGAGGCCCACGGATCACCAATGCTTTCTCTATCACTGAGGTGGGTCCCGGGAACAACCTCTTCACCCCACTAGACCTGCACAGGGGGGAGAGGCCATCACCTGATCTTGGACAGACCCCAGCGGGCTGCCCTGCCCCCTGCCCCCTCGCAGTGGACAATGAGTCCATGCAGGCGCTGTCAGAGCACTCCTACGCAGTCATTAGCCAGGGACCCAGGGACCCTGAGCACAGGGATGGCAACCAGGAAGAACAAGAAGGGAACAAGAAGGGCACCAAGCCCACACAGTCCCAACCAAGACAACTGGCCAGCAGGAACAGTGGCCCACTCAAAAAGCGTCACAGACTGCGAGCCGCCTTGAGTAAAAGCACACCTCCAACACCGGCTGTAGCACATGAACCTGTGCATTCTACTGGAAGCAGCCCGGCATTAATTAAGCCCACTGTACAACCTGTGGGAACGTCACCCCCGTCATTATACCCGCAGATAGTGCATACAAGCAGGGCCAATGAGCTGCCTCTAGCCATTGATAATGGCTACAGGGAGCTGGACCCACCTCCACTTTCACCCCACACAGATGATAGCATATCAATCTACAGCTGTGAGCACTGTCCAGAGATATTCACCAATAAAGCACTTCTCACCGTACACACAGAAATGCACAAAAAAAGGTTTGTCAGTCATTTGTTTTGCAAGTTTTGTCGCAGGAAGTTCATGCATTTGAAGCGGTTGCGGAACCACGAGACGGTGTGCACGAAAGCACAGAGGGGCTCGCCTGAACACGAGCCCCAAGGCAAAGAGGACAGGGCAGACCATTATTCAGACAGCATGCCAAGCACGAACAATACAGTAACTAATGTCCAGTTATCTCCTCCTGAATTTCCTGACCCTTTCCCTCCAACCAGCCTCCAAAAGAACCCCACGTCAAAAACACTGCAGGCTGTAGATAGGTTAGTGAAACCTAGTGGAGGCCAGAGGGTCTATAACTGCAGTGTGTGTAAACGGGCATATGTGACCGTCTCCAGTCTGAAGCGCCACGAGAATGTGCACTCCTGGCAGAGGGCGTACCCCTGTCACTACTGCAATAAAGTGTTTGCCCTAGCCGAGTATCGCACCAAACACGAGATCTGGCACACAGGTGAGCGCCGCTACCAGTGCATCTTCTGCTTAGAGACCTTCATGACCTACTACATCCTAAAGAACCACCAGAAGGCCTTCCACGGAATCCATCCCAGATTGTCTGTGAGTAAGAAGTCAGCAAATGGTGGATTTAAGGGCAGCGTTTACCCCATAAAACTCTACAGGCTTCTGCCTATGAAGTTTAGAAAGAGACGTTACAAGACTTACAGTCAGACCTATTCAGAGGAGCTGGGGGGCAGTGAGCAGGCCCTGCTGGGCTGCAGCTCTCCCATCCCTTCATTTGATGATGGTGGCGCTATGAGTAACCAAGATGCTGCTATATTCTCAATGCCTGTGACATTCATGGCCACTCCAAAAGTGGTGGCATCAGTAATGCCACGCATCAGTTTTGATCAGCCCTGTGACCAAGATGTAGACCAAGTTGCAGGCACAGGAAAACAGGCCTCTCACTCCGAGCATAATGGGCCTCCATATAGCTATACAACCCCCTTGGCCATAATGCAGGCAGGTGTGGAGTCCCCTGCAATGGACTATGGAGATGGTGCCGCATTCCAAAGGTTTAAGAACCCGGAGGGCAACAGTCACAATCTACCAATCCTAAAAATTAACCCACCCAGCTCTCTGAACAGGCTATGTGAGCTCTCAGCTGCAGCCCAAAGAATTGAAGCCATGACCAGTCAGCTTTTTCTACCAGGGGCTGAGAGCCTGATGCCTAGCAAGACTGCAGGGGGGGAAACTGAAACGTACATTGCCAAGCCTGCATGTCCAGGTCCCTCCGTGGATGGTCACGTTCTACCCCTCTGCCAGATCACAGTGAAAATTGGCAACGAGGCAATCATTCGCCGAAGGATCAAGGGCTCCAAGCTGTTCCCCAGGAAGAAGAAAAGAAGCAGCGGGAGCCAGGTAGAGGAGTATTGGGACCAGGGCCGGCCTACAGAGGGCAGCATGGAGAGCTCCAGCCTCCGCTTCAGGACAGAGGTCACTTCTGTCATAGAGCCAGAGCCATGCGATGACCTCATTGACCGTGACACAGCTGACAAGCTCTGGCGTCCCTATTACTCTTACAAACCCAAGAAGAAGAGTAAGAAACTGAGATCCAAACACAGAAAAGAGAAACGTTGTCTACGCTATTCCATGACATCCTCAGTAGTGCCCAGGGCCAGCAAAGACTACCTGGATAAAGGATGCAGAAGTGCTGAAGAGAGCATCTCCAGCGAGGGCACAGAGCTGAAACAACGTCTCAGAAACACCAGCCCAAAGACGACATATACCTGTGACATCTGTGCAAGCACCTTCATAACAGCATCTGGTCTGAGAGCGCATGTCATTGGCTGTCACCCAACTTTCTGTCGGACCTGTGCAAAGCAGTGTCCCCCCGGCGAATCCCCCAGTGCCAGCTTTGAGACCGCTGAGGACAGCAGGGATTACGTATGCAAGAGCTGTATGGAAAATGGCTCCTGCTTTGACAATTGTGCCCGCAGCCCCAGCACAGAGAAGCGGTATCATTGCTCCTTCTGCCCCCAGCGCTTCCTCTACCTCGCAACCAAGAAGAGCCATGAAAAAAAACACCAGGAGACAGCAGGAAAGGGGTACAGCAGCAACAACTACTCCACAGATCCAAAACACCCAGCAACTTTGGACTTA
It contains:
- the LOC120018292 gene encoding zinc finger and BTB domain-containing protein 38-like; protein product: MATMNQQMTVTSPCTQGLMDSSHPQALLSRLNEQRSQGLFCDVTIVVEDVKFRAHRNILAACSGYFRSAFTSPEVWTSSQVLELMDLRSEVFASILNLLYCSKVTSSPSTEDTRCLMAAGKRLGIPFLEKLVEQDRQDSGGPQIQTSTNPVKTTGHSKAQGPRKAKKETSRPEEPDSARGPRITNAFSITEVGPGNNLFTPLDLHRGERPSPDLGQTPAGCPAPCPLAVDNESMQALSEHSYAVISQGPRDPEHRDGNQEEQEGNKKGTKPTQSQPRQLASRNSGPLKKRHRLRAALSKSTPPTPAVAHEPVHSTGSSPALIKPTVQPVGTSPPSLYPQIVHTSRANELPLAIDNGYRELDPPPLSPHTDDSISIYSCEHCPEIFTNKALLTVHTEMHKKRFVSHLFCKFCRRKFMHLKRLRNHETVCTKAQRGSPEHEPQGKEDRADHYSDSMPSTNNTVTNVQLSPPEFPDPFPPTSLQKNPTSKTLQAVDRLVKPSGGQRVYNCSVCKRAYVTVSSLKRHENVHSWQRAYPCHYCNKVFALAEYRTKHEIWHTGERRYQCIFCLETFMTYYILKNHQKAFHGIHPRLSVSKKSANGGFKGSVYPIKLYRLLPMKFRKRRYKTYSQTYSEELGGSEQALLGCSSPIPSFDDGGAMSNQDAAIFSMPVTFMATPKVVASVMPRISFDQPCDQDVDQVAGTGKQASHSEHNGPPYSYTTPLAIMQAGVESPAMDYGDGAAFQRFKNPEGNSHNLPILKINPPSSLNRLCELSAAAQRIEAMTSQLFLPGAESLMPSKTAGGETETYIAKPACPGPSVDGHVLPLCQITVKIGNEAIIRRRIKGSKLFPRKKKRSSGSQVEEYWDQGRPTEGSMESSSLRFRTEVTSVIEPEPCDDLIDRDTADKLWRPYYSYKPKKKSKKLRSKHRKEKRCLRYSMTSSVVPRASKDYLDKGCRSAEESISSEGTELKQRLRNTSPKTTYTCDICASTFITASGLRAHVIGCHPTFCRTCAKQCPPGESPSASFETAEDSRDYVCKSCMENGSCFDNCARSPSTEKRYHCSFCPQRFLYLATKKSHEKKHQETAGKGYSSNNYSTDPKHPATLDLNLKKHVIKTEEGEDQYSIDKESKAPAGLLGRFSIEKIEPKHEEWEDTDDYMSVAPEKEIPFRINSDGHYQKTPMSPPCTDTFSPSPSEMQYRKPSPSDMQYRKPSPSDMQYRKPKKRIEHKQQHQTSLTSKRQKQVDYIGRETPSHKDPMATPGADSHFSYGQSSSTYLKKDSVTRATTPSSPKSEKHTCSAKKRPLYKHNTYHSGGKYF